In the genome of Vicia villosa cultivar HV-30 ecotype Madison, WI linkage group LG7, Vvil1.0, whole genome shotgun sequence, one region contains:
- the LOC131616265 gene encoding receptor-like serine/threonine-protein kinase ALE2, whose protein sequence is MELLLILMLFKVHFVFSAQQVHEYSDSNLLHFRFSGHLSIAVPPTVASSYVPSSIAQPPAKSLSGVPASIAFPPSKSNVRAPTKKPKHGSLDSPISHHKHHYTGKKNRNPALGPISTIQAPAYNSQGPSYLKPHPPFSSPNTKFIHAPVPAPAPSPAFRSGHLNVPSLPPRISPIGSSLNKIKTPPPAYALVLPPPPPNKDCLSVTCSEPLTYTPPGSPCGCVWPLQVKIRVSIATYKCFPLVSKLAYEIAASAMLNHTQVRIVGADAANQQLEKTDIIINMVPKGVKFDDTVALLIYKKFWHKEILIDGSLFGAYEVLYVHYPGLPPSPPSNPSGVSSIDDGPNQGHDNNGMMMKPLGVAIPKKKEEGSNGRMVFIIVLSSVTAFVLVLGLAWLCLLKYSSCIHQHEKASDNLMSSSSKHLRAAGPLNHGIVSGSGSRSFGSGTIAFIRSAKNFSLIDLEKATNNFDSSRILGEGGFGLVYKGIMNDGRDVAVKVLKRDDQRGGREFLAEVEMLGRLHHRNLVKLIGICIEKRTRCLVYELVPNGSVESHLHGADKESDPLDWSARMKIALGAARGLAYLHEDSNPYVIHRDFKSSNILLEHDFTPKVSDFGLARTALEEGNKHISTHVMGTFGYLAPEYAMTGHLLVKSDVYSYGVVLLELLTGRKPVDLLQPPGQENLVTWVRPLLTSNEGLQTIIDPDVKPNVSIDTVVKVAAIASMCVQPEVSQRPFMGEVVQALQLVCSEFEETNYIKASNFHEDGLTITKLEGKFFEVSDERVEFSESQKSLYGYQSGEENVRLSASELLSTSGREFESFRRKSTSGPITTEKKRHFWQNLRGLSKGSTSDHGFSNKLWPGSH, encoded by the exons ATGGAACTGTTGCTAATTTTGATGCTATTTAAGGTGCATTTTGTCTTCAGTGCTCAACAGGTTCATGAATATTCAG ACTCCAACCTACTACATTTCAGGTTCAGTGGTCATTTAAGTATTGCAGTCCCACCAACAGTGGCATCTTCTTATGTTCCTTCAAGTATTGCACAACCACCTGCCAAGTCATTGTCGGGCGTTCCTGCAAGTATTGCATTTCCACCTTCCAAGTCAAATGTCAGAGCTCCTACAAAGAAACCGAAACATGGTTCTTTGGATTCTCCAATATCACATCATAAACATCACTATACCGGAAAAAAGAACCGCAATCCAGCTCTAGGACCGATCTCCACAATCCAAGCGCCTGCTTACAACAGTCAAG GTCCTTCATACCTTAAACCACATCCTCCTTTCTCTTCACCAAACACCAAGTTTATCCATGCACCTGTGCCTGCACCTGCACCATCACCAGCATTTCGATCAGGCCATCTAAATG TTCCGTCTCTTCCACCTAGAATTTCACCTATAGGTTCATCCTTGAACAAGATTAAGACTCCACCGCCAGCATATGCGTTGGTTCTTCCCCCTCCACCTCCTAATAAAG ATTGCTTATCCGTTACTTGCTCAGAGCCGCTGACATACACACCTCCTGGATCACCTTGTGGTTGTGTATGGCCACTTCAAGTTAAAATCCGTGTCAGCATTGCAACATACAAGTGTTTTCCTCTGGTTTCAAAACTAGCTTATGAAATTGCAGCGAGTGCTATGCTGAACCATACGCAAGTTCGTATCGTGGGAGCTGATGCAGCTAATCAACAACTAGAGAAAACCGATATTATCATTAACATGGTACCAAAAGGAGTAAAATTTGATGATACCGTGGCATTATTAATATACAAGAAATTCTGGCACAAGGAGATTCTAATAGATGGTTCCCTCTTCGGTGCTTATGAAGTACTCTATGTTCATTATCCAG GTCTTCCACCTTCACCACCTTCAAATCCCTCGGGTGTTTCTAGTATAGACGATGGGCCGAATCAAGGTCATGACAATAATGGAATGATGATGAAACCTTTAGGAGTagctataccaaagaaaaaggaagaaggGAGCAACGGAAGAATGGTTTTTATAATTGTGCTGTCATCAGTTACCGCTTTTGTACTAGTCCTTGGACTTGCTTGGCTTTGTCTGTTGAAATACAGTTCTTGTATTCATCAACATGAAAAAGCTTCAGATAACTTAATGTCATCCTCTTCAAAACACTTAA GGGCTGCCGGGCCATTAAATCATGGGATTGTGTCAGGATCTGGATCACGTTCCTTCGGTTCGGGAACAATAGCATTTATAAGATCTGCCAAGAATTTTTCCTTGATTGACTTAGAGAAAGCAACAAATAACTTTGACTCTTCTAGAATATTAGGAGAAGGTGGCTTCGGACTTGTTTACAAAGGTATTATGAATGATGGGAGGGACGTAGCAGTAAAGGTTCTCAAAAGAGATGATCAGCGTGGTGGCCGTGAATTCTTGGCAGAAGTTGAGATGCTTGGCCGCCTACACCATAGAAATTTAGTTAAACTGATAGGTATATGCATAGAGAAAAGGACTCGTTGCCTAGTGTATGAACTTGTCCCTAATGGAAGTGTGGAATCTCATTTGCATG GTGCTGATAAGGAAAGTGATCCATTGGATTGGAGTGCCCGGATGAAGATTGCTCTTGGTGCAGCTCGAGGATTGGCTTATCTGCATGAAGATTCCAATCCGTATGTCATACACCGGGATTTCAAGTCCAGTAACATCTTATTGGAACATGATTTTACACCCAAGGTTTCGGATTTTGGATTGGCTAGAACAGCACTGGAAGAGGGAAACAAGCACATCTCCACTCATGTCATGGGTACATTCGG GTACTTAGCTCCTGAATACGCAATGACTGGCCATCTTCTCGTCAAAAGTGATGTTTACAGTTACGGAGTTGTGCTCCTTGAGCTCCTAACCGGTAGAAAGCCTGTCGATTTGTTACAACCGCCAGGTCAAGAAAATCTCGTGACTTGGGTCCGTCCACTTCTCACAAGTAACGAAGGTTTGCAAACAATCATAGACCCAGATGTAAAGCCAAATGTGTCTATCGATACAGTGGTAAAAGTTGCAGCAATCGCATCCATGTGTGTGCAACCAGAAGTATCTCAGCGACCTTTCATGGGAGAAGTTGTTCAAGCCTTGCAGCTTGTATGCAGTGAGTTTGAAGAAACAAACTATATAAAAGCAAGTAACTTTCACGAAGACGGTCTTACAATAACTAAGTTGGAAGGGAAGTTTTTTGAGGTTTCAGATGAGAGAGTGGAGTTTTCGGAGAGTCAAAAATCACTTTATGGCTATCAATCTGGTGAAGAAAATGTAAGATTATCAGCTTCAGAGCTGCTTAGTACTTCAGGCCGGGAATTTGAGTCATTCAGGAGGAAATCAACTTCGGGGCCTATTACCACCGAGAAGAAAAGACATTTCTGGCAAAATTTGAGAGGTTTGTCTAAAGGTAGCACAAGCGATCATGGATTTTCAAATAAACTATGGCCTGGATCCCATTAA
- the LOC131616266 gene encoding protein HOTHEAD-like, with protein MASIQTVKFSLFFLLCFWNCKFLPLSQGKQEYPYIKKASSFSSVPSTSDASLNKAYDYIIVGGGGAGCPLAATLSQNFSVLLLERGGVPFTNPNVTFLENFHITLADLSSTSASQYFVSTDGVFNARGRVLGGGTSINAGFYTRASPRFISKVGWDAKLVNESYPWVEKQIVHRPKFSPFQRAVRDSLIDTGVSPFNGFTYDHIYGTKVGGTIFDRFGRRHTSAELLASGNPDKLTVLVHATVQKIVFDTTGKRPKAVGVIFTDENGKQHEAMLGNDKQSEVILSSGAIGSPQMLLLSGIGPKDDLENLNISVILNNRFVGKGMIDNPMNALYVPSHRPVHQSLIQTVGITKKGIYIEASSGFSQSNSSIHCHHGIMSAEIGQLSTIPPKQRSIEAIQAYAKNKRDIPVEAFKGGFVLSKVGSAWSVGELKLINTNVNDNPSITFNYFSHPRDLKRCVDGIRMALKVIQSEHFTNYTMCKKKTAEKLLNLSVKANVNFIPKNANDTTSLEQFCKDTIITIWHYHGGCHVGKVVSPDYKVLDVDRLRVVDGSTFTESPGTNPQATVMMMGRYMGVKILRDRLGKLAGI; from the exons ATGGCTTCAATTCAAACAGTTAAATTCTCACTGTTCTTTCTTCTATGCTTCTGGAACTGCAAATTTCTACCTCTTTCTCAAG GAAAACAAGAGTACCCTTATATAAAAAAAGCTAGTTCATTTTCATCAGTACCATCAACTTCAGATGCATCATTGAACAAAGCTTATGATTATATAATAGTTGGAGGAGGAGGTGCAGGGTGTCCTTTAGCAGCAACACTTTCACAGAATTTCAGTGTGTTGTTACTTGAAAGAGGGGGTGTACCATTCACTAATCCAAATGTAACATTTCTTGAGAATTTTCATATTACTTTGGCAGATCTTTCATCAACTTCAGCTTCACAGTACTTTGTTTCAACTGATGGAGTTTTTAATGCAAGAGGAAGAGTCTTAGGTGGTGGCACTTCTATTAATGCTGGTTTCTATACTAGAGCTAGCCCAAg GTTTATAAGTAAGGTAGGTTGGGATGCAAAGCTTGTAAATGAGTCATACCCTTGGGTTGAGAAGCAGATTGTTCATCGTCCGAAGTTTTCGCCTTTTCAAAGAGCAGTGAGGGACAGCCTTATAGACACTGGGGTCTCTCCTTTTAATGGCTTCACTTATGATCATATTTATGGAACAAAAGTTGGTGGAACCATTTTCGACAGATTTGGGCGTCGTCACACATCTGCTGAACTTCTTGCTTCTGGAAACCCGGACAAACTTACCGTTTTGGTCCATGCCACTGTCCAAAAAATTGTTTTTGATACAACAG GTAAAAGACCAAAAGCTGTAGGGGTTATTTTCACTGATGAAAATGGGAAACAACATGAAGCAATGTTGGGAAATGATAAGCAAAGTGAAGTTATATTGTCTAGTGGAGCAATTGGTTCACCTCAAATGCTATTGCTAAGTGGAATTGGGCCTAAAGATGATCTCGAAAACTTGAACATCTCAGTGATTCTTAACAACCGTTTCGTTGGAAAGGGAATGATAGATAATCCGATGAATGCACTTTATGTTCCTTCTCATAGGCCAGTTCATCAATCACTCATTCAAACCGTAGGTATCACCAAGAAAGGTATATACATTGAGGCTAGTAGCGGATTCAGTCAGTCCAACAGCAGCATTCACTGCCATCACGGTATCATGTCCGCTGAG ATTGGACAACTTTCGACAATTCCTCCGAAGCAAAGATCAATAGAAGCTATTCAAGCTTACGCGAAGAACAAGAGAGACATACCGGTCGAAGCATTCAAGGGAGGCTTTGTCTTGTCAAAAGTCGGCAGTGCTTGGTCCGTAGGCGAGCTCAAGTTGATCAACACCAATGTGAATGACAATCCTTCTATTACCTTCAACTACTTCAGTCATCCGCGCGATCTGAAACGCTGCGTCGACGGGATCAGAATGGCACTAAAAGTAATCCAGTCGGAACACTTCACAAACTACACAATGTGTAAGAAAAAAACCGCCGAGAAACTTCTTAACCTTAGTGTGAAGGCTAATGTCAACTTCATACCGAAAAATGCCAATGACACAACATCCCTAGAGCAGTTCTGCAAAGACACTATAATCACGATTTGGCATTATCACGGTGGATGTCATGTCGGGAAGGTAGTTAGTCCTGATTAtaaggttcttgatgttgatagaCTTCGAGTTGTCGATGGTTCGACGTTTACTGAATCACCGGGAACAAATCCTCAAGCCACTGTAATGATGATGGGAAG GTACatgggagtgaagatattgagaGATAGGTTGGGAAAATTGGCTGGTATATAA